One window of the Rosa rugosa chromosome 3, drRosRugo1.1, whole genome shotgun sequence genome contains the following:
- the LOC133736201 gene encoding probable E3 ubiquitin-protein ligase RHG1A isoform X1: protein MQGQRGTIGSLPEMLDFDHGNTSNDAALDQQICWNGTRNPVENRIPDYIQSPTDMNVGFGNSIGRERQNLGRWCLGEPSSRNSQGEVSRDERKPDFGWSSSVDACGEAGLRLEERRYEPTNNLSLDNNVNTIFTPSSNSDAASQHLNLNAGFTGHGGDSSQVMECPNTYKYNVTENEQTRPTGNSDPFLLPAATTGFVVGENDGRPGCSLEGRRVSCKRKTMEGHLGQSSLSGSCSYFQHTESGARPSVPAHYNAGINISTPSQEGNPRPGAGGRELTSDSIPDSNVGRSSESSHRNFRVRINPSNQQNTIPSTRFSSGRAARHSSGSSSQHSPGLLPVDHSLDLRPAPVLDNMSSQNQPVVHVPALPQNAQSLRWNSGSSSRTGGLSNSVFMGDRDAPLREEASSRSMARQILGHPIFVPATELRNSARLSAGSSSRNLTGGNASIPGNVASTSRTGPSSSTHPASAPTWVPHHNSHPQFPRRLSEYVRRSLFSAGGNESGNQGSNFLPMRSGSSSSQEAVHSSGAANLGHHQPHPRSASWLERHGDGLGLPYSLRTLAAGGEGNNRLVSEQICNVLGLMRRGESLRFEDVMILDQSMLFGVADIHDRHRDMRLDVDNMSYEELLALEERIGNVNTGLSEEIISNRLKHKKYIAEASQAETETEPCCICQEEYNEGDDLGMLECGHDFHSDCIKQWLTHKNLCPICKTTALAT, encoded by the exons ATGCAAGGGCAGAGGGGTACTATCGGTTCCTTGCCTGAAATGCTAGATTTTGACCATGGGAATACGTCGAATGATGCTGCTTTAGATCAGCAGATTTGCTGGAATGGCACGCGGAATCCTGTAGAAAATCGGATTCCTGACTATATACAATCACCTACTGATATGAATGTTGGTTTTGGGAATTCCATTGGTCGTGAACGTCAGAACTTAGGCAGATGGTGCTTAGGTGAGCCTAGTTCTAGAAACTCACAGGGTGAAGTAAGTCGTGATGAGCGGAAACCAGATTTTGGATGGTCATCTTCAGTGGATGCTTGTGGTGAAGCTGGTCTGAGGTTAGAGGAGCGGCGCTATGAACCAACTAATAACCTTTCACTGGACAACAATGTGAATACTATTTTTACACCAAGTTCCAATTCTGATGCAGCTTCACAGCATCTGAACTTGAATGCAGGTTTCACTGGTCATGGTGGTGATAGTAGTCAAGTTATGGAATGTCCTAACACATACAAGTATAATGTCACCGAAAATGAGCAGACTCGTCCTACTGGTAATTCTGATCCTTTTCTGCTTCCTGCTGCAACTACTGGATTTGTAGTGGGAGAAAATGATGGCAGACCCGGTTGTTCATTGGAGGGTCGCCGCGTATCTTGCAAAAGAAAGACTATGGAGGGACATTTAGGACAGTCTTCTTTAAGTGGAAGTTGTAGTTACTTTCAGCATACAGAAAGTGGTGCAAGGCCTTCTGTCCCTGCTCACTATAATGCAGGCATAAACATATCTACTCCATCACAAGAGGGAAATCCAAGACCTGGAGCAGGTGGTAGAGAACTTACTTCTGACAGCATTCCTGATTCAAATGTTGGAAGAAGCTCAGAAAGTTCTCACAGAAACTTCCGTGTGAGAATAAATCCATCCAATCAACAAAACACTATACCCTCAACTAGGTTCTCAAGTGGGAGGGCTGCTAGGCATTCTAGTGGTTCTTCTTCGCAGCATTCACCTGGTCTTCTTCCAGTTGATCATAGTCTCGACCTGCGACCAGCACCGGTACTAGATAATATGAGTTCACAAAACCAGCCAGTTGTCCATGTCCCTGCATTGCCACAAAATGCGCAGTCTTTGAGGTGGAACAGTGGTTCAAGCTCAAGAACCGGTGGCTTATCAAACTCTGTGTTTATGGGGGACAGAGATGCTCCACTACGTGAGGAAGCGAGTTCAAGAAGCATGGCCAGACAGATTTTGGGTCATCCTATTTTTGTACCAGCAACTGAATTGAGGAATTCTGCTAGACTTTCAGCAGGTTCATCCAGTAGAAATTTAACAGGTGGAAATGCAAGTATTCCTGGAAATGTTGCTTCTACATCCCGGACCGGCCCAAGTTCAAGCACTCATCCAGCGTCTGCTCCTACATGGGTTCCTCACCACAATTCTCATCCGCAATTTCCTCGAAGATTATCTGAATATGTTCGTCGATCATTGTTTTCTGCTGGTGGTAATGAGTCTGGGAACCAGGGCAGCAACTTTTTGCCAATGCGTTCTGGTTCTTCATCATCACAGGAGGCTGTGCATTCATCCGGAGCTGCTAACCTGGGTCATCATCAGCCTCACCCAAGGTCTGCATCGTGGTTGGAGAGACATGGAGATGGACTTGGGCTTCCCTATTCATTGCGCACTTTGGCTGCTGGTGGAGAAGGAAACAACAGGCTTGTATCTGAG CAGATTTGCAATGTCTTGGGTCTCATGCGAAGGGGCGAGAGCTTGCGGTTCGAG GATGTTATGATTCTTGACCAGTCGATGCTGTTTGGAGTGGCTGATATTCATGACCGGCATAGGGATATGAGACTAGATGTTGACAATATGTCTTACGAG GAGTTATTGGCTCTGGAAGAGCGCATTGGAAATGTGAACACTGGATTGAGTGAAGAAATTATATCGAATCGCTTGAAACATAAGAAGTATATTGCCGAGGCATCTCAAGCAGAGACGGAGACGGAGCCTTGTTGTATATGTCAG gaggaatataatgaaggagATGATCTTGGAATGCTTGAATGTGGGCATGATTTCCATAGCGACTGCATCAAACAATGGCTGACGCACAAGAATCTGTGCCCCATTTGTAAAACTACAGCCTTGGCAACATGA
- the LOC133736201 gene encoding probable E3 ubiquitin-protein ligase RHG1A isoform X2, producing MQGQRGTIGSLPEMLDFDHGNTSNDAALDQQICWNGTRNPVENRIPDYIQSPTDMNVGFGNSIGRERQNLGRWCLGEPSSRNSQGEVSRDERKPDFGWSSSVDACGEAGLRLEERRYEPTNNLSLDNNVNTIFTPSSNSDAASQHLNLNAGFTGHGGDSSQVMECPNTYKYNVTENEQTRPTGNSDPFLLPAATTGFVVGENDGRPGCSLEGRRVSCKRKTMEGHLGQSSLSGSCSYFQHTESGARPSVPAHYNAGINISTPSQEGNPRPGAGGRELTSDSIPDSNVGRSSESSHRNFRVRINPSNQQNTIPSTRFSSGRAARHSSGSSSQHSPGLLPVDHSLDLRPAPVLDNMSSQNQPVVHVPALPQNAQSLRWNSGSSSRTGGLSNSVFMGDRDAPLREEASSRSMARQILGHPIFVPATELRNSARLSAGSSSRNLTGGNASIPGNVASTSRTGPSSSTHPASAPTWVPHHNSHPQFPRRLSEYVRRSLFSAGGNESGNQGSNFLPMRSGSSSSQEAVHSSGAANLGHHQPHPRSASWLERHGDGLGLPYSLRTLAAGGEGNNRLVSEICNVLGLMRRGESLRFEDVMILDQSMLFGVADIHDRHRDMRLDVDNMSYEELLALEERIGNVNTGLSEEIISNRLKHKKYIAEASQAETETEPCCICQEEYNEGDDLGMLECGHDFHSDCIKQWLTHKNLCPICKTTALAT from the exons ATGCAAGGGCAGAGGGGTACTATCGGTTCCTTGCCTGAAATGCTAGATTTTGACCATGGGAATACGTCGAATGATGCTGCTTTAGATCAGCAGATTTGCTGGAATGGCACGCGGAATCCTGTAGAAAATCGGATTCCTGACTATATACAATCACCTACTGATATGAATGTTGGTTTTGGGAATTCCATTGGTCGTGAACGTCAGAACTTAGGCAGATGGTGCTTAGGTGAGCCTAGTTCTAGAAACTCACAGGGTGAAGTAAGTCGTGATGAGCGGAAACCAGATTTTGGATGGTCATCTTCAGTGGATGCTTGTGGTGAAGCTGGTCTGAGGTTAGAGGAGCGGCGCTATGAACCAACTAATAACCTTTCACTGGACAACAATGTGAATACTATTTTTACACCAAGTTCCAATTCTGATGCAGCTTCACAGCATCTGAACTTGAATGCAGGTTTCACTGGTCATGGTGGTGATAGTAGTCAAGTTATGGAATGTCCTAACACATACAAGTATAATGTCACCGAAAATGAGCAGACTCGTCCTACTGGTAATTCTGATCCTTTTCTGCTTCCTGCTGCAACTACTGGATTTGTAGTGGGAGAAAATGATGGCAGACCCGGTTGTTCATTGGAGGGTCGCCGCGTATCTTGCAAAAGAAAGACTATGGAGGGACATTTAGGACAGTCTTCTTTAAGTGGAAGTTGTAGTTACTTTCAGCATACAGAAAGTGGTGCAAGGCCTTCTGTCCCTGCTCACTATAATGCAGGCATAAACATATCTACTCCATCACAAGAGGGAAATCCAAGACCTGGAGCAGGTGGTAGAGAACTTACTTCTGACAGCATTCCTGATTCAAATGTTGGAAGAAGCTCAGAAAGTTCTCACAGAAACTTCCGTGTGAGAATAAATCCATCCAATCAACAAAACACTATACCCTCAACTAGGTTCTCAAGTGGGAGGGCTGCTAGGCATTCTAGTGGTTCTTCTTCGCAGCATTCACCTGGTCTTCTTCCAGTTGATCATAGTCTCGACCTGCGACCAGCACCGGTACTAGATAATATGAGTTCACAAAACCAGCCAGTTGTCCATGTCCCTGCATTGCCACAAAATGCGCAGTCTTTGAGGTGGAACAGTGGTTCAAGCTCAAGAACCGGTGGCTTATCAAACTCTGTGTTTATGGGGGACAGAGATGCTCCACTACGTGAGGAAGCGAGTTCAAGAAGCATGGCCAGACAGATTTTGGGTCATCCTATTTTTGTACCAGCAACTGAATTGAGGAATTCTGCTAGACTTTCAGCAGGTTCATCCAGTAGAAATTTAACAGGTGGAAATGCAAGTATTCCTGGAAATGTTGCTTCTACATCCCGGACCGGCCCAAGTTCAAGCACTCATCCAGCGTCTGCTCCTACATGGGTTCCTCACCACAATTCTCATCCGCAATTTCCTCGAAGATTATCTGAATATGTTCGTCGATCATTGTTTTCTGCTGGTGGTAATGAGTCTGGGAACCAGGGCAGCAACTTTTTGCCAATGCGTTCTGGTTCTTCATCATCACAGGAGGCTGTGCATTCATCCGGAGCTGCTAACCTGGGTCATCATCAGCCTCACCCAAGGTCTGCATCGTGGTTGGAGAGACATGGAGATGGACTTGGGCTTCCCTATTCATTGCGCACTTTGGCTGCTGGTGGAGAAGGAAACAACAGGCTTGTATCTGAG ATTTGCAATGTCTTGGGTCTCATGCGAAGGGGCGAGAGCTTGCGGTTCGAG GATGTTATGATTCTTGACCAGTCGATGCTGTTTGGAGTGGCTGATATTCATGACCGGCATAGGGATATGAGACTAGATGTTGACAATATGTCTTACGAG GAGTTATTGGCTCTGGAAGAGCGCATTGGAAATGTGAACACTGGATTGAGTGAAGAAATTATATCGAATCGCTTGAAACATAAGAAGTATATTGCCGAGGCATCTCAAGCAGAGACGGAGACGGAGCCTTGTTGTATATGTCAG gaggaatataatgaaggagATGATCTTGGAATGCTTGAATGTGGGCATGATTTCCATAGCGACTGCATCAAACAATGGCTGACGCACAAGAATCTGTGCCCCATTTGTAAAACTACAGCCTTGGCAACATGA
- the LOC133739718 gene encoding NAC domain-containing protein 72-like yields MGDAKATSYYLPPGCRFYPSEEQLLCYYLSHQNSAGQASSGNGGYDLIKELDLYDHDPFDLPDYACYSYGHGGRRRHWYCYTVRVVKERRARSGYWRRKGRVRDVVGRGGKAVLGRRSSYEFYLGNSPKTAVRTDWVLYQYAQVDHVQASFVLCRVFVRSQGGTSKSDNGLSSCAEETVSTVRHIGIQHGGFCTPHIVPEIHGDKSVPRNTDKSKDQMTLETEVDKQVETGPLSSIQTNEQVLSSVLGVGNPLLLDGLATEHLLSLIEGDFIELDDLID; encoded by the exons ATGGGCGATGCCAAAGCGACGTCGTATTACCTCCCTCCCGGCTGCCGATTCTACCCCTCCGAGGAGCAGCTCCTCTGCTACTACCTCTCCCACCAGAACAGCGCCGGCCAGGCCAGCTCCGGCAACGGTGGCTATGATTTGATCAAGGAGCTCGACTTGTACGACCACGACCCCTTTGATTTGCCCGACTATGCCTGCTACTCGTACGGCCACGGCGGACGGAGGCGGCACTGGTACTGCTACACGGTTAGGGTTGTGAAGGAGCGGCGGGCCAGGAGCGGGTATTGGAGGAGGAAAGGAAGGGTTAGGGACGTCGTGGGCCGCGGAGGGAAGGCGGTGTTGGGCCGGAGGAGTAGCTATGAGTTTTATTTGGGGAATTCGCCCAAGACGGCGGTGAGGACTGACTGGGTGCTCTATCAGTATGCTCAGGTTGATCACGTTCAG GCCTCTTTTGTCCTGTGCCGAGTATTTGTCAGATCTCAGGGTGGAACTAGCAAATCAGACAATGGCTTAAGTTCTTGTGCTGAAGAAACTGTTTCCACAGTACGTCACATTGGAATTCAGCATGGTGGATTTTGTACTCCTCATATTGTTCCTGAGATTCACGGTGACAAATCTGTGCCTAGGAACACTGACAAGTCAAAAGATCAAATGACACTGGAGACTGAAGTTGATAAGCAAGTCGAAACTGGGCCTCTATCAAGTATTCAGACTAATGAACAG GTGCTGTCATCTGTGCTCGGTGTTGGTAATCCATTGTTGCTTGATGGTTTGGCCACCGAGCATTTACTATCCCTTATAGAGGGAGACTTTATAGAGTTGGATGATCTCATCGACTGA
- the LOC133737981 gene encoding polyadenylate-binding protein 2, which translates to MPKPETVSTTSNEQARVSQSRPAAAATPSPIQASVPPSSLQQFFDLTGPLVILPSRPAQGPRPRGASMPYYGGQGQQPPVPPPHMLGEELFPLVEMWEKDKAAKVTSMLLEMDNPEILHLLESPEALRAKIVEAMDVLAKVAADGKQ; encoded by the exons ATGCCCAAGCCTGAGACTGTTTCTACAACAAGTAATGAACAG GCACGAGTTTCACAATCGAGGCCAGCTGCTGCCGCTACTCCTAGTCCCATCCAAGCATCTGTTCCACCTTCAAGTTTACAACAGTTTTTCGATTTAACAGGACCTTTGGTCATA CTGCCGTCAAGGCCTGCTCAAGGACCAAGGCCCAGAGGTGCTTCGATGCCATACTATGGTGGTCAAGGCCAGCAGCCGCCAGTGCCACCACCCCAT ATGCTTGGTGAGGAATTGTTTCCTCTCGTTGAAATGTGGGAGAAGGACAAGGCAGCTAAGGTGACAAGCATGCTTCTGGAGATGGACAATCCTGAGATATTACATTTGCTAGAGTCACCAGAGGCTTTAAGGGCAAAAATTGTAGAGGCCATGGATGTCTTAGCGAAGGTAGCTGCCGATGGGAAACAGTGA
- the LOC133740220 gene encoding uncharacterized protein LOC133740220: protein MQRSIWIVVLPLFLLLLIGVALVSCCHLDIGNSVQSNFQTVFNFEMASESVKRGVKRLLQEHSAENYESGEMVQKSNRINSKRWRRMFNSESAEESMQCHNVDAFEHPENQYEGGDQNTAAVVITPRRVSRRMRQLLEQYCPQNHETGDTVEEGRPESNSSDSQTEHYDGRFRVDDQCTILAADEGSFVAGGHCSQSVGQALYQRSKQGCLLKVF, encoded by the exons ATGCAAAGGAGTATTTGGATTGTTGTTTTGCCGCTGTTCCTACTTTTGTTAATTGGTGTTGCCTTGGTATCCTGTTGTCATTTAG aTATCGGGAACAGCGTgcaatcaaattttcaaactgTTTTCAATTTCG AGATGGCAAGTGAAAGTGTAAAAAGAGGAGTGAAAAGATTGTTGCAAGAACATTCTGCTGAAAATTATGAAAGTGGAGAGATGGTTCAGAAATCTAATCGGATTAACTCTAAGAGGTGGAGAAGAA TGTTTAATTCGGAAAGTGCTGAAGAATCGATGCAATGTCACAACGTTGATGCATTTGAACATCCTGAGAATCAATATGAAGGAGGTGATCAAAATACTGCTGCAGTTGTGATAACACCTAGGCGTGTTTCGAGGAGAATGAGACAATTGTTAGAGCAGTATTGTCCTCAGAATCATGAAACTGGAGACACGGTTGAAGAAGGAAGGCCTGAATCTAATT CATCTGACTCACAGACTGAACATTATGACGGTCGATTTAGAGTTGATGACCAGTGTACTATTTTAGCTGCAGATGAAGGTTCATTTGTGGCTGGAG GTCACTGTTCACAGTCAGTTGGTCAGGCATTATACCAAAGAAGCAAACAAGGTTGCCTCTTGaaagttttttag